The Comamonas sp. GB3 AK4-5 genome includes a region encoding these proteins:
- a CDS encoding LysE family translocator, with protein sequence MSLHTWLLYVSLAGVVIASPGPSALLCATHAARYGVRPVLATIVGGITASMTLMGLSALGLGAVIAASDTLFHAIKWAGAAYLLYLGISTWRNQGGEAAGSAPAAAADDAQQPKEESGLSMWRTWGPLYRKGFVVGIGNPKDLLFFSALFPQFLDASAPVAGQLGVLGLTWLVLDGSIMFAYGLCGATLLARLQHGAAARWFHRVTGGAFIAAGGVLAASNR encoded by the coding sequence ATGTCTTTGCACACATGGCTGTTGTATGTCTCTTTGGCGGGCGTGGTGATTGCTTCGCCTGGGCCTTCGGCGCTGCTGTGCGCCACGCATGCGGCCCGTTACGGTGTGCGGCCGGTGCTGGCCACCATTGTTGGGGGCATAACGGCATCGATGACGCTGATGGGGCTGTCCGCCCTGGGTCTGGGCGCGGTGATTGCCGCTTCGGATACGCTGTTTCACGCCATCAAATGGGCGGGCGCTGCCTACCTGCTGTACCTGGGAATCAGCACCTGGCGCAACCAGGGAGGTGAGGCTGCGGGCAGTGCTCCTGCCGCAGCCGCGGACGACGCGCAGCAGCCCAAAGAGGAGAGCGGCCTGTCCATGTGGCGCACCTGGGGGCCGCTGTATCGCAAGGGCTTTGTGGTGGGCATTGGCAATCCCAAGGATTTGTTGTTTTTCAGTGCGCTTTTCCCGCAGTTCCTGGATGCCAGCGCCCCGGTTGCCGGGCAGTTGGGTGTGCTAGGACTGACCTGGCTGGTGCTGGATGGCAGCATCATGTTTGCCTACGGATTGTGCGGCGCCACATTGCTGGCCCGCTTGCAGCATGGTGCTGCGGCCCGTTGGTTTCATCGCGTCACCGGTGGTGCCTTCATTGCGGCCGGTGGTGTCCTGGCCGCGTCCAACCGCTGA
- a CDS encoding OmpA family protein produces MTSDDDSQQRLALGLIFALVTLVVSTVVGGVVYRSVAQGGKAPAASIPVVLDPAVANQGVPPALAAGAVEEGEGAYIRVEQGVVKFYFATGSAELAAGADDALADAVRIANQRGKKLSVAGFHDGTGDAALNAELAKRRAFAVRDAIVALGVSTANIELRKPEQTLADGSNAEARRVEVAVIE; encoded by the coding sequence ATGACATCGGACGATGACAGCCAGCAGCGCTTGGCTCTTGGCCTTATTTTTGCCCTCGTGACCCTGGTGGTCAGCACCGTGGTGGGTGGGGTGGTGTACCGCTCGGTGGCCCAGGGCGGCAAGGCCCCAGCGGCCAGCATCCCGGTTGTGCTCGATCCTGCTGTGGCGAACCAAGGGGTTCCGCCGGCTTTGGCAGCGGGCGCCGTTGAAGAGGGCGAAGGCGCCTACATCCGTGTGGAGCAGGGCGTGGTCAAGTTCTACTTTGCCACGGGCAGTGCAGAGCTGGCAGCCGGTGCCGATGATGCGCTGGCCGACGCTGTGCGCATTGCCAACCAGCGCGGCAAAAAGCTGTCGGTGGCGGGCTTTCACGACGGCACGGGCGATGCCGCCCTGAATGCGGAACTGGCCAAGCGCCGCGCCTTTGCCGTGCGCGACGCCATCGTTGCCCTGGGTGTCAGCACGGCCAATATCGAGCTGCGCAAGCCCGAGCAGACCCTGGCCGACGGCAGCAATGCCGAAGCCCGCCGCGTGGAAGTGGCCGTGATCGAATAA
- the phbB gene encoding acetoacetyl-CoA reductase: MNQKVAYVTGGMGGIGTAICQRLHREGFKVIAGCGPTRDFQKWLDEQKALGYSFYASVGNVGNWESTVEAFAKAKAEYGSIDVLVNNAGITRDRMFLKMTPDDWQAVIETNLNSMFNVTKQVVGDMVEKGWGRIVNISSVNGAKGQAGQTNYSAAKAGMHGFTMALAQELATKGVTVNTVSPGYIGTDMVKAIRADVLEKIVGTIPVKRLGEPGEIASIIAWLASDEGGYSTGADFSVNGGLHMH, from the coding sequence ATGAACCAGAAAGTAGCGTATGTGACCGGGGGCATGGGCGGAATTGGTACGGCGATCTGCCAGCGTCTGCATCGTGAAGGTTTCAAGGTCATTGCGGGCTGCGGGCCCACACGCGACTTCCAGAAATGGCTGGACGAACAAAAGGCCCTGGGCTACAGCTTTTACGCATCCGTGGGCAATGTGGGCAATTGGGAGTCCACCGTCGAAGCCTTTGCCAAGGCCAAGGCCGAATATGGCAGCATCGACGTGCTGGTGAACAACGCAGGCATCACACGGGACCGCATGTTCCTGAAGATGACGCCGGATGACTGGCAAGCCGTGATCGAAACGAACCTGAACTCCATGTTCAACGTGACCAAACAGGTCGTGGGTGACATGGTGGAAAAGGGCTGGGGTCGCATCGTCAACATCAGCTCGGTGAACGGTGCCAAGGGCCAGGCCGGCCAGACCAATTACTCGGCGGCCAAGGCGGGCATGCACGGCTTCACCATGGCCCTGGCCCAGGAACTGGCCACCAAGGGCGTGACCGTGAACACCGTCAGCCCCGGCTACATCGGCACCGACATGGTCAAGGCCATCCGCGCTGACGTGCTGGAAAAGATTGTGGGCACCATCCCCGTCAAACGCCTGGGCGAGCCGGGTGAAATCGCCTCCATCATCGCCTGGCTGGCGTCGGACGAAGGTGGTTACTCCACCGGCGCTGACTTCTCGGTCAACGGCGGTCTGCACATGCACTAA